The following coding sequences are from one Odontesthes bonariensis isolate fOdoBon6 chromosome 10, fOdoBon6.hap1, whole genome shotgun sequence window:
- the LOC142390122 gene encoding uncharacterized protein LOC142390122, translating to METYWSTLGALFLLFGVFRDSSAGFSGGPAEMQCPVPDGPSHCGILCSHDSDCPGGQKCCSIGCGVDCTVPILVKPGGCGPSFYVAYGMPCSHDGDCPGEQKCCKSIYGLKCKYPHLVSPKRKRVFLKKKKSVGPIMRTHSGGTPLILRMMLAIRFARPGLGSSIRKLRWYICPNTSTRPHFCLQKISMETYWSTLGALFLLVGVFRDSSAGFSGEPDVQCPNIDGPLHCAEFCVDDSDCPGRQKCCSNGCGHQCTVPILVKPGGCGPSFYVAYGMPCSHDGDCPGEQKCCKSINGLKCKYPH from the exons ATGGAGACATACTGGTCTACATTAGGTGCACTGTTTTTATTATTTGGTGTATTCAGGGACTCTTCTGCAGGTTTCTCTGGAGGACCTG CAGAGATGCAGTGTCCTGTCCCAGATGGGCCCAGTCATTGTGGTATACTTTGCTCTCATGACAGTGACTGTCCAGGTGGTCAGAAGTGCTGCTCCATTGGGTGTGGTGTAGACTGCACTGTACCAATATTAG TGAAACCAGGTGGCTGTGGTCCCAGCTTCTACGTTGCTTATGGGATGCCCTGCTCTCATGATGGTGATTGTCCAGGAGAACAGAAGTGCTGCAAGTCAATCTACGGTCTGAAATGCAAATACCCTCACT tggtttcaccaaaaaggaaaagggtttttttgaagaagaagaagtcagtGGGCCCTATAATGCGAACTCATAGCGGTGGTACACCCCTCATCTTGCGGATGATGTTGGCTATCCGCTTCGCCAGGCCCGGTTTGGGCTCCTCTATCCGGAAGCTTCGG TGGTATATTTGTCCCAACACGAGTACACGACCGCATTTTTGTCTGCAAAAGATATCCATGGAGACATACTGGTCTACATTAGGTGCACTGTTTTTATTAGTTGGTGTATTCAGGGACTCTTCTGCAGGTTTCTCTGGAGAACCTG ATGTGCAGTGTCCCAACATAGATGGGCCCTTGCATTGTGCTGAATTTTGCGTTGATGACAGTGACTGTCCAGGTCGTCAGAAGTGCTGCTCCAATGGGTGTGGGCATCAGTGCACTGTACCAATATTAG TGAAACCAGGTGGCTGTGGTCCAAGCTTCTACGTTGCTTATGGGATGCCCTGCTCTCATGATGGTGATTGTCCAGGAGAACAGAAGTGCTGCAAGTCAATCAACGGTCTGAAATGCAAATACCCTCACTAA
- the LOC142390241 gene encoding GPI-anchor transamidase component PIGT-like, producing MDTNITQEQPLFSSFFPCKEESSYFVRVYTEPLLVNLPTPDFSMPYNVIYLTCTVVAVGYGSLYNLLTRSFQIEEPNPGLAKRIANIIRKMRGVPPL from the exons ATGGATACAAACATCACTCAGGAACAACCACTTTTCAGCAGCTT TTTCCCTTGTAAAGAGGAGTCCAGCTACTTTGTGCGTGTCTACACGGAGCCTCTGCTGGTCAACTTGCCTACTCCAGACTTCAGCATGCCTTATAATGTCATCTACCTGACCTGCACTGTTGTGGCAGTGGGCTACGGCTCCCTCTACAATCTACTGACTCGAAGCTTCCAGATAGAAGAGCCCAACCCGGGCCTGGCGAAGCGGATAGCCAACATCATCCGCAAGATGAGGGGTGTGCCACCGCTATGA
- the LOC142390121 gene encoding GPI-anchor transamidase component PIGT-like has translation MDTNITQEQPLFSSFFPCKEESSYFVRVYTEPLLVNLPTPDFSMPYNVICLTCTVVAVGYGSLYNLLTRSFQIEEPNPGLAKWIANIIRKMRGVPPL, from the exons ATGGATACAAACATCACTCAGGAACAACCACTTTTCAGCAGCTT TTTCCCTTGTAAAGAGGAGTCTAGCTACTTTGTGCGTGTCTACACGGAGCCTCTGCTGGTCAACTTGCCTACTCCAGACTTCAGCATGCCTTATAATGTCATCTGCCTGACCTGCACTGTTGTGGCAGTGGGCTACGGCTCCCTCTACAATCTACTGACTCGAAGCTTCCAGATAGAAGAGCCCAACCCGGGCCTGGCGAAGTGGATAGCCAACATCATCCGCAAGATGAGGGGTGTGCCACCGCTATGA